The DNA region GCATCTCTCTGCGCTTGCGATGATAGGTAACTGCAAACCGGTGGCTCTCATCGCGGATCTTCTGCATCAGGTGCAGCACCGGCGAGCGGCGGTCCAATACCACCGGCTCATTCTCCTGTCCATAGACATAAATAATCTCTTCGCGCTTCGCAATCGACGCCAGTGGCTGAAGCGTGATGCCAATCTCCTCCAGCGCTGCATACGCCGCATGAAGTTGTCCAAGGCCGCCATCAATCAGAATGAGAGAAGGGAAGGGCTTCTTGTCCTCCTGCAATCGCTTATAGCGCCGCTGGATCACCTCGCGCATACTCGCGAAGTCATCGACACCAACGACTGTCTTCACCTGAAACTTGCGGTAGTCGGACTTCTTCATAGCTCCGTCCTCCCACACCACCATGGAGGCCACCGTCTCCGCGCCCTGAATGTGCGAGATGTCGAAGCACTCGATGCGCCGCGGCAACTCTTCCAGCGTCAGCGCGTCCTGCAACGCCTCCTGAATCGCCTTCATACCGGGTTGCAGCACACGAAAACGTTGATCGTACGACTGCTTCGCATTCTGGCATACCAAGTCGACCAACGACCGCTTTTCACCACGCTGCGGTACCAAGATCTCAACACGCTTTCGCGTACGTTCCGACAGCATCTCGGCAAGAACCGTGCGGTCGGGGAACTCGACCGGCGCCAGAACGGATCGCGGCACATAATTCTGATCGAGATAAAGCTGCTTCAAAAACGCAGAGAAGAAGACTGACGCATTGAACGCAGCGCCCAACTCCGATACAGGGGCGTACTGCACGAGCTCCGCCCCCTCACCAATCTCCGGCGCCGTTACCGAAGGATCCGGTTCAATTCGCGGCGATGCTTCAACCTCATCCTTTTCCGCGGTCAACTCATTCAGCGTCTCTGACAGAAACTCCGGCAGGTCTTCCCAGAAGAAATCGCGGCGGTCGACGATCTTTCCATTGCGCATATGGAAGAGGTTCACAGCGAGCATTTCATTCTCGTAGTGATAGCCGAAGACATCGGCGTCTTCGTTGTCGGTGGTTGCGATTCTCTGCTTGTCGTTCATCTGATGAACAGTCACAATCTGGTCGCGCAACCGTCCCGCCAGCTCGAATTGTTCTGCTTCGGCTGCTTCCTCCATGCGTTGCGTCAGCGATCGCTCCAGCTCATCCGTCCTCCCTTCGAGAAAGAGTTGCACATCGCGGATCGTTTCTTTGTAAATCTCCGGGGTTGTTAATCCTTCAACGCAGGGCCCAAGGCACCGCTTGATGTAGTACTGCAGGCACGCTCGCGGGTGATAACGCGACAAGTCAACCTTGCAACTAGGAATAAGAAAGCTGCGATGAATCAGGTCCACCAGGCGGTAAGCCAGGTTTCCCGGAAAGTAAGGTCCAAAGTAAGCGGAGCCATCCTTCTTCAATCGCCGCGTTACGAAGACCTTCGGATAACGATCATGCAGCGTCAGCTTGATATACGGATAGGTCTTGTCGTCGCGCAGCAGAATATTGAATCTCGGCTTCTTCTGCTTGATGAGATTGTTTTCGAGCGCGAGCGCCTCATGCTCGTTGGCGACCGTGATGTACTCCACATCCACGGCCTCGCGCATCAGGGAGCCGGTCTTCGCATTCGCCTGCGAGGCCTCCAGAAAGTAAGACCGCACCCGCGCCCGCAGGTTCTTCGCCTTGCCGACGTAGATGACCTCACCCTCGGCGTTCTTATAGAGGTAGCAACCCGGCTGGGTGGGAATCGTCCGAATTTTCTGGTAGAGGTCCATGCTTAATGCAGCTTCGTATCCCGGTTGCCAGACGTCTTAACTTTACTCGCCAGCACTAGCCAGTGCGACGACCTAGCCTCCATGGGTTAATCCTGCCCGTCGCTTATAAACGCAACAGTTTCTCTTATCGCATCGGACTCCAACCCATCGTAGACCGACTCGGATGCGCAAATGGCGCCGAGTACATTTGACGCGTTTCTCTGTCAAAAGTTCCCGGCTTTTCGGGCTTACGACACCGGCCGCGATCGGAGGCGGGTTCAAATAGTTGAAAACAAATTGGTTATCGTTACCTCGATTTGGCAGATGAATTGCAATGATGTATGTGTTGAGGATTGTCACAAATCAACAGGAGATGAAACCAATGAGCTCCAATATGGGATCACCTAGTACCGAAGCAAAGATCAAATCTGCCTGTACGGTTTTTCTCGCCAGCGCCTTTATTGTTGCCTGCACAGTCGGATGCTCCAGCAAGAACTACGTTCGCTCCCAAGCGGCCCCGATCGTCCAGCAAACCAACGAACTTGACGCCAAAACCGCTGCCGACCATCGCAACATTGTCGACACCGACGAGCGCGCCCAAAAGGGCATTGCCGGGGCTCAGACCGCTGCCGAGACTGCCGATCAGCATGCTGTTGCTGCTGGTCAAGCCGCCAGCACGGCTAATCAGTCCGCGCAGGAAGCCTACAACCGCGTCGATAGCCTCAGCGGCGTCGTCGCAAATCTAGACAACTACAAGCCTCTCTCGGATGTAGATGTCACCTTTCGCTTCGACAAGGCTGTGCTTACTTCGTCGGACAAAAAGAAGCTCGATGATTTTGCGGCGAATCTAACCAGCGCTCGCGGCTACATCCTGGAGGTAACTGGAGGCACCGACTCTACCGGTGATGCCAACTACAACTACCAGCTCAGCCAGCGCCGCGCAGATGCCGTCGTGAACTATTTGGCATCGAAGTACAACATCCCGCCGCATAAGTTCTATCTGATCGGGATTGGTAAGGACCAGGCAGTTGCCAGCAACCGCACCGCCGCAGGACGTGCACAGAACCGCCGCGTCAATATCAAGCTGATGTCGAACATGGCTAACCAGCCGACCAGCGCTGCTGCTCCCGCACAGCCGAATGGTCAGTTGTAAGGAAGTAACAAGTTGGTGGTGTAATCCTGCAAATAAGATCAAGCGCCTGCCCGAACAGCAGGCGCTTGATCTTTTTATTCTTTGAATTTCCAATACACAACGCCCAGCAATGCAGACGCTGCGATGACCCACGCAAACTGGTACCAGTAGAAAAAAGGAAATCCCCACAGCGCAGGTGTAGCGCGCGCGTACATCTGCGGAAAGCACAGTCCCAGATAAGGTAGTACAAGCAACAGCAGCCACCATCTGCGCTGCTTCGGCTGAGCTTTCAATTCACCGCGTTCTTCCATATGCTGCAAAGCATAACGCATAATTTGCGTACAAGAAACTGCGCATAAATCAAGTAAAGTGAAGCCATGGACGAGCACACCGCAGAACTAATCC from Edaphobacter paludis includes:
- the uvrC gene encoding excinuclease ABC subunit UvrC, giving the protein MDLYQKIRTIPTQPGCYLYKNAEGEVIYVGKAKNLRARVRSYFLEASQANAKTGSLMREAVDVEYITVANEHEALALENNLIKQKKPRFNILLRDDKTYPYIKLTLHDRYPKVFVTRRLKKDGSAYFGPYFPGNLAYRLVDLIHRSFLIPSCKVDLSRYHPRACLQYYIKRCLGPCVEGLTTPEIYKETIRDVQLFLEGRTDELERSLTQRMEEAAEAEQFELAGRLRDQIVTVHQMNDKQRIATTDNEDADVFGYHYENEMLAVNLFHMRNGKIVDRRDFFWEDLPEFLSETLNELTAEKDEVEASPRIEPDPSVTAPEIGEGAELVQYAPVSELGAAFNASVFFSAFLKQLYLDQNYVPRSVLAPVEFPDRTVLAEMLSERTRKRVEILVPQRGEKRSLVDLVCQNAKQSYDQRFRVLQPGMKAIQEALQDALTLEELPRRIECFDISHIQGAETVASMVVWEDGAMKKSDYRKFQVKTVVGVDDFASMREVIQRRYKRLQEDKKPFPSLILIDGGLGQLHAAYAALEEIGITLQPLASIAKREEIIYVYGQENEPVVLDRRSPVLHLMQKIRDESHRFAVTYHRKRREMRDRDSELLAIPGVGPRTRQRLIEHFGSVRGIRQAGPDALTAVVNAATAERIRKHFDETSPEASDNAVLPVLN
- a CDS encoding OmpA family protein — its product is MSSNMGSPSTEAKIKSACTVFLASAFIVACTVGCSSKNYVRSQAAPIVQQTNELDAKTAADHRNIVDTDERAQKGIAGAQTAAETADQHAVAAGQAASTANQSAQEAYNRVDSLSGVVANLDNYKPLSDVDVTFRFDKAVLTSSDKKKLDDFAANLTSARGYILEVTGGTDSTGDANYNYQLSQRRADAVVNYLASKYNIPPHKFYLIGIGKDQAVASNRTAAGRAQNRRVNIKLMSNMANQPTSAAAPAQPNGQL
- a CDS encoding DUF3311 domain-containing protein; the protein is MLVHGFTLLDLCAVSCTQIMRYALQHMEERGELKAQPKQRRWWLLLLVLPYLGLCFPQMYARATPALWGFPFFYWYQFAWVIAASALLGVVYWKFKE